The Solanum dulcamara chromosome 2, daSolDulc1.2, whole genome shotgun sequence region GTGCAACAGAATTCTTGGAATTGTTCTTATAATTGTATGCTTGCTTGTTTGCTTGCTTCTTTGTTTGTGCAGGTTATTGGAGATACAGCCCAAAAGGAACTCCAACATCatcatagacaacatccaagaacaaACAACAATACCATGAGTAGCTGTAAAATGTTACACCCCCATCAACTCCATATACATACTGTGgaaacacaacaccaaacaactactcagccacacaccaaacaacaactcaaccacagagctgaagctgaaagtgcagaattgaaagatgaagttcaacagcatcagcaacaacagaggCCAAAACCAACACACCCACGTACAGCAACCTCCAGACTTGGTTGCTTGTGTATGTTTCTGGTTTTGTCTGTCTGTGCAGGTgcaggtctgcagcaaccatacatttggaccaccatgcaggtgttcgaatgcaGCTACACTCTCTTTCACAACAAATCAAAGGTTGTTGGCTGCTATGGTTCCATATATTTCCTatcctttcagcctccttagctggtaatcatgatactgatacaaaggcatatttcacttggattttcttggtacgacaagactaaaaagagcaaagatgaaaagaatttcccatcccatgcgagatagaagtttcgtatacttgttcttcttcaatgtagctatgtctggtacgtagcatagttggaataggactagtgtaggttacttttctttttttctcatggaaggggagagtctccctcatttatgctttcatagttgaattgtaccgggatgagtcctctcacaggtttactgctttctagttttagttagtctcctttttgtatcgggaatgagttagccgaccttaataggttagccgacttatgacccatcataggatcggaggtaaggtttatgtccccctccttgtactttattttgattatttatgttaaggcttgggggtgttgcttaacccctaactgtgcacgagaggtgggagccttgtgtagggtctgttcccataaaaaaaaaaaaaaaacataccaTCAATATCACCTCATCATCTTTCTTTGTGCCTAAGCAAAAACTGAAAAGTTGATCCACCCAATTCCCCCATTAATTCAAATATGAGTTACTACAATCAGCAACAGGCCCCTGTTGGTGTACCTCCACCACAAGGATATCCACCTGAAGGTTACTCAAAAGATGCATACCCACCACCAGGGTACCCACAACAGGGTTACCCTCAACAAGGTTATCCACCTCAAGGGTACCCTCCCCAGTATGCACCTCAGTATGGTGCTCCACCTCCTCAACAACATCATCAATCATCTAGTAGCACTGGATTAATGCAAGGATGTTTGGCTGCTCTGTGCTGTTGTTGTCTCTTGGATGCATGCTTTTGAGGCTGTAAATGATCTGTGCAAGTGTTGATGGCAAAAGTTGATTGAACCAATTATATCATAGTTTAGACTTTTTCTTTCTGTGTTTTTTCCTTGATGCCCTGTCCTTTCCTTGATAAATAATTTGTTCTTGATGTGATGAAGATTTCAATGCTTCCAAAGTAGTGTCTATTTGCCAAATTATAGGTTATGTACAATGTGAAagattctattttttttgttgtgaaaaaaaaaacaaaaaaaaacataccaTCAATATCTTCTTGTTATCTATATTGTCAACatcattatataattttatagaaAAATTCTACCtcattatatatttgtatagaagaagaagaagcagaagTAGTTTATGGTTTAATGCGATTAGCCGATCACATCATGCTCAATAATTATGCGATTGCccgacactcgaaagccattgTTGGTCCCTATGTGAATGACTTAGTCTGATCACACATTCAGTCATTCAGTAGAAGACTAAACATGATTTTAAAAGATATTCAAGTGGGATAATCAATATTTCAAGaagaataatgtatttaaaacaaatctcaaatcaactccatatcataaggATAGTTTTGAAAATCAAACATCTACTTGACACTATCTTCTATCtatatatgaagcctctatcactatcaaGAAGGTGAAAATAACTAGCTCATGGATACCCCaaagaaaatacttaaaataaaaggTAATAACTCAATAGTGCCTCTGGATGCataaaggactcaccaaaacttgagagtagaaatgatcttcaatgatgcttCTGTTAAAGATCTCTAATACCTATATCTGCATCGTGAAACAATGCAAgtcaaatgacatcagtacatgaaatgtacgagtatataaaatggcagGATGAAACGTGAAttaaggtagaataatatcagttcaAACATCTCAAACCAAAAATATGAGAAACTCAATCAGGATGTCATACATCTTAAGCAAGAGTATGGTTTAGAAATAgaacaatcatatacaatccaatataattcattcaaagtactatcaagacctatatgagagtttctcttattcaacAACCAtaacttatgagccagtgatagtactaCAAGCTgacgttgtttccacgtccGTTCAATACCTagccagggtaagaacgaatcacctaatcatggatccaaaaccaatcaagtcctatcatgtcagaaCAATAAATTAGAAACCATCCGACTTAACAGTTCAATACCCTACTACATTTGgagatgtagttattgggttcaagttattacttactcttacccaattcagtgttcgatactcctcccaagactcaaatcTCATATGACAGTCAacccaaatcaaaccaaatcaatgtCTCAATTGGAATCTTATCAGTTCATTAGTACTTCAAATccatcctttcaaccaatcaatttctctaATCATTTGTTTAAAAGAAGTTTGGACAATAATTTATGATaacattcagttgagaccattcacttgggttcaattatgcacttataaaggactatcaagtttaCAAACACTATCATCACGCTCACATCCCAATCGCAATTATGCATTCACAAATTCAAGGCTATAGACTCAATCTTTAGCACATATATTCAATATCCATCATCATGGTATTAGGTTTTATGAAACCAGtagttcaaattattttttcaagaagCTAGTTTGAGGAAAAACATTAATTTCtcaataatcagtaaaacataTTAATTTTAAGAAAGAATTTCTCAAGAAACGCAATCCTGGGAGTCAATTCAGTCACAATCAATGCACAATCATGTGCACATGGAGGAAAAAattccatgttttagttcatacttacatacctagaaaatCAAAGGAATGATCGAAACTCGAAGGGATTGCTTGAAGaagaccttgaaccctagctttctttgTTTTCTCCAATCGCTTCTCTCAAGAAAGTACAAGTgtaaataagagaaaatattgGGTATAATAATGGACAAAATTTTAGTCCCCGAACGTGCATAATTCAGTTGGGAAAAttgagaaaagaccaaaattctCTTCATTAAAACTGGGCGAGCGCTTTTCATGGAAGGCCACCATGGCTCGTGAagctcaccatggtccatgatgGTTTTCGTGGTCCTGGAATTGAGAATGGGTAAGGCGGGGTTGACCTTTATGGAGGTCACCACAATTCGTTATGCTGACCATGGTCCGTAGTGGGTATCGTGGCAGAGACTTAGGTTAGTTTTAGGAGAGATGGCCACCACAGCTCATGGTGGTCACCACAGCGCGTGGTCCTCTGCCATGGTCCTCGCATGTCTCAAGGTCTTAGGGTTCAGGATCACAGAGGGATTCGCTGAACGTGATAAGCACTACGGTGATAGAGCCTTCTGTGGTCCCTTTCTTACCCTATTTCCCGTCTGCTAAGCCTTTTCATGGGTACTCTTCAAGGAATGTGAAGATCAATACGACCTATGAAAGGTCTCGTGGCCAGCCTCTAGTATAAACTTTTTAGATCATTCAGTGTTAGTTTAAGCTAAGGACTtcaggggtgttacaatatctcctcctaaGGATCATTCATCCTTAGATGACGGCTAAGCTAGGAACTCACTCAAGGCACGAAtgcaatcaaaactcaaatacTTAAtcgatcaaacaatcaatacTCTAACTCAAGAATGCATATCAAATACTCAAACTTGGGATAATCATCAACTCAAAGATTAAAGAACGAAACATTATCCTCAATATCATCATTAGgaggcacaaatagatgtgAGTATCTAGCTTTCATATCTCTTCAGCCTCCTATGTAGCCTCTCAACAAATTAATTTTGCCATAGAAATTTGATGGATGCAACCTCCATGATTCTCTATTTGCGAACCTGATGATCAAGAAGCTAAActgaacctcctcataagtcaagctCTATTTTACCCCAACGCTCTCAGTCAAAATAACAAGCAATGGTCTTCCAAACACTTCGTAAGCATAGATAAGTGAAACACAGGATGAATAGCTGCTAAATATGATagtaactctaactcataggctaTATTACCCACCCTCTTTATAATCTGATAAGGATCAATATAACACAGACTTAACTTCCCTTCCTTGCCAAACCTCGTAActtccttcatgggtgaaacttttagATACACCCAATTATTCATctcaaactctaaatctctcctTCTAACATCTGTGTATGATTTCTAGCgactctgagcagtcctcaacctctcttggatgattttcacCTTCTTCATGGCTTGGTGAACTAAGTATGATCTAATCAattcggcttcaccaactttaaatcaaccaattggcgatctacatcCATTCCAAACAGAGCTTCAtatggagccatctgaatacacGAATATAAGCTATTATTATACACAAAATTCAATAAgaggcaaatgatcatccaaatTACCTTTGAAGTAGATGACgcaggctctcaacatatcctccaaagtctaaaTAGTACACTTTGCCTGACCATCTGTCTGTGGGTGGAAAGCGGTGCTAATGTTCACTATtaaacccaaacctttctgaaataacttccaaaactgagcagtgaaCTGAGATtccctatctgagataatagaaaaAGGGATGACCCCATAAAGTCTGACAATCTCTCGAACATACAACCTGACATAGTCTTCTGTGGTATCTGTAGTCTTAACCTGgaagaaatgggctgatttggtcagcctatccacaatcacctaaATAAAGTCATGCTATTTGCGGGATCACGGTAGacttgtaataaagtccatattaattatCTCTTACTTCTATTCTGGAATCTCAATATTCTGAGCTACTCCATATGACCTTGGGTTCtaaactttgacttgttggtaGTTCGAGCACTTGAAAATAAACTCtgttatatctctcttcatcccactccaccaatagacttctctcaagtcatggtacatttttgtagaacctggatggatgaAATACCTGGAGCTATGGTCCTCTGCCATGATCTTTTCtcgaatgccatcaacactaGGAACACACAATCTGCATTGGTACCTCAACaatccatctcccccttggccAAAATCCATTAATTTTTGCTTGTGAACATTATCTTTCAAT contains the following coding sequences:
- the LOC129876763 gene encoding cysteine-rich and transmembrane domain-containing protein WIH2-like, whose protein sequence is MSYYNQQQAPVGVPPPQGYPPEGYSKDAYPPPGYPQQGYPQQGYPPQGYPPQYAPQYGAPPPQQHHQSSSSTGLMQGCLAALCCCCLLDACF